ttgagcatgcctgccctaaggGAATCTCTGTAGGATTCAGTGTAGAGCAAGGATGgctaacctgcggctctccagctgctgtaaaactacaactcccaccatgcccttctgtaggttgatagctgtaggcagtgtgggcatgctgggagttgtagttttgcaacagctggagagcctcaggttggcaatCGCTGgtgtagagcagggatgctcaacctgcggccctccagctgttgcaaaactacaacgcccagcatacgctaatagctgtaggctgcccaggcatgctgggagttgtagttttgcaacagctggagggccgcaggttgggcatccctagtGTAGAAGATATCAAACTATGACTGCATCATATACGCGGAAGCTGCCACACATCAGACTGCAGGAGGGGGGCCATAGTGATATGAGTGGAATACCAGGATCCTGTGACCTGAAGGATGGCAGATCAGGGTGTGACAGTACCTAAAGATACTACGATATGTTTATCTATAGAACCTGGCCTATACTGGATGGGCTCTACATTGCTCTCTGCTGGAAGTATGTGGTTACTGCAGCCTCCTGTTTGTTCAAAGAACATTGCAAGTAAAGAGTCCTACCTGTACCTTGTGCCCAAAAGAAATTCTGAGACTTTGTGTTTGCTTAAGATTATTTTTATATGTTAAATATATTACAACAAAGCTGCCAAACCTTGAAGATAAGATGCCACACTTCACCTACATCTAGGAGGGTGAACACTCTATAGCACAAACAGTGCTCGGACACTAGCAACCATATCTGCGTTCCGGCACGTCCTGTGTCCCCGGTTCGTTTGCTGGGTGACTGAGTGTAATCTATTGTTCTCTGTTGTCAGTCATTAACTACACTGGGTGTCATTGTATAAACAACTTCACGGCCTGGTGTCAGCATCACATACCATTTATAGTGCTGTCGTCTGTTTGTGGCCTCCCTCAGGACCAGGTTATGGCTGCACCCCATATAATTACAGCCGGTCAAACTACTAAATGCTGGATCTTTTATGCGCGCATTAAAACGATCGGTTGTTGGCAGAGAATCACGGCGTGTAAACAGGGATGTGGTGCCGCCAATAATGGGACACCTACAATGTCTGTTTTTTTAGGAAGAAAATTGATCTCCCTTTGTActcaaagggccagatttatcacgactctgacagctcactccactttaacatatggctaaagtcagttttagccaagtcagatttttgatcggccctttaagactgtaataaatgtggtttgacggtagcagtttatccgtcagtaagcagctttacaaaagtcgcacatctttatgaaaaagtcgcacgtttttatgaaaaagtcgcatgttctattaaaaagtctcataagataagcatggtcctcactggagtgaaattgcgacttttttgcgactttttaaatagtcccaatagtaaatctgtctagagattcatttacataagaaaacacgcccactggcgtgcatagtgcagagcagaatttgtgcgcagttttagcgtttgggacttttgtgggactttttcactccattattctgacctgagctaatgataaatctggcccaatgtattTTGTCATCTCCAGTACGTGTAGCTTTCTTCAGATAGCAAGTTGGGTAGTCCTCCTGCCAATACCACGTGAGCCTGATCGGTTCTGGGAAACGGAGCAGACTGCAGGCACCAGCCTGTCCTCTTAGGGagccttcacacatggcagaaaCTTTTAAAAACTTCTAAAAATCAGTTCCATGTATCATTCTGACACTGTTCAAACTATTCTTTTGGAGGGAAACGCATGGACTTCTGCAAGTTTCATTCCAAGACTGGATCCGTTATACcagccttccagctgttgtaaaactacaactcccacaatgccctgctgtaggctgatacctgtaggccagggatgctcaacctgtggccctccagctgttgcaaaactacaactcccagcatgcgctaatagctgtaggctgcccaggcctgctgggagttgtagttttgcaacagctggagggccacagtttgaggatgtgtGTGTTATACAGTCAACAAAATCTTAACACGGTGCAGATTACGCTCAGCTTTTCCAAGCGGATTTTtttaatctgcagcatgtcaattgtttgtgcgattTCTTTTggagcagatttcacccttttcaatagtATTTTTCGTATGGGTCTGATGTGGAAACGCACAGAAAACCTCCTGGAAATCTGTGCGCTTTTTCTGTTACTAAACCTGTACCCCGTGTGCTGGCACCCGCATTGTGGAACGTTTAGGATTTGTGCCACAACTAATAATATTGTCTAAAAGTAAGTGTAAACTTAGACAGACAGGGggatatttatcaccccccctagGCAGGAAAATTGgtgtttaaaaagtcgcaatccGCTCAATTAAGTTTCCATTCTCTTAGGTCTATACCCAAACCTGACAGAACTCAACAATTACATGGGACTGTCACTGACTGACGAGGAGTTACAGCTCAATATGTCACTGGTTCCATCTGGAGGAAATGTGAGTGTTGTTCTGCTCAACTCATTATtatttataggcctcatgcacacgaccgttccgttttttgcagtccacaaattgtggatccgcaaaacacggaagccgcccatgtgccaggcggcccattgtagaaatgcaaacggacaagaataggacatgttatatatttttttgtggagcatcggatgcggacagcacacggagtgctgtccgcatcttttgcggccccattgaagtgaatgggtccgcaccagagccgcaaaaactgcagctcggatgcagaccaaaacaacggtcgtgtgcatgaggccttatgttaaGAAAGTAAATCTGCCTAATCACACAAATGGAGCACTAACAATTTGTCATCATTGTCACAAtatccgcttgctgtcagtgaatgagaacattgCTGTATACATCTTGAGGCTGTGCCGACCTAAGGGTAaagatttgcagcagaaatggTCGGAGATTGTTTTAGGATTTCTACAAGCCCAATTTAATTGAATGATACAGTCtcagaaattttttaaatcttACATTTCTTGTTACACTCCGTTGGCAGACACACATTTCATTGCTCCCTCTCTTTGCCCTGCAGGCGGTGGCAATCCCTCAAACCCTCCATGGTGGTCTAGTGGCTCCAGTCACTGGTAATGACATCGGTCTGAGACGGGCAGAAATTAGGAATGGAATCCGGGAAGTTATCCTATGTAAGGACGAGAATGGCAAGGTGGGCCTGAGGCTGCGGGCTGTGGATAAGGTGAGGAGACACCGTGGGGGCCACATGCTGGAAGGACTGGGATAAGGCAGTAGGACTGACACTCTGTAATGGCATCTTGTTCCAGGGGGTGTTTGTGCAGCTCGTCCAAGCCAATTCTCCAGCCTCCCTGGTGGGCCTGAGATTCGGGGATCAGATATTACAGATCGATAACCAGGACTGTGCTGGGTGGAGCAGCGAACGGGCTTACAAGGCACTGAAGAAAGCAGGACAGGACAGGATCAGCGTAATAGTCCGGGACCGGTGAGTTAACCCCTATGCACAAGCACAGAcaccatatttaaaaaaattgctcttAATTAAGGCATTCGCCCTAAAATCTATGAAACAATTGAATAAAactgttttgtgtatacagcatcTATGCAGACGGATGTGTTTTCGTGGTTTGATCCTGCAGGCATAGTCCCTTCCATCTGTCCTCTATAGACGGTCACTTAGCAAAAAGTAAAAGGACAGATGAAAGAGTATAATTGCAAGGTCCAACTACACAGGGTTTATATGTGGTCTGTAGCCATGAAGACACATACGACAGCATAGGAGGTGTAAACACAagacagtagtagtagtagaggtTTTGGTCACCAGcaatttattttctgttataaaaatgctccagttgtgagagatcttctttacttcattataatggcgccccttgatgtttaatctgtatagtaatgtgcacttCCAtttactgaggtggtcacacatgctcagtgtcaTCCCGTAACTGCCACCAGTCATATCTACATATTACTGTTAGAAGCtgaggcagttacagggagagagcagcagcagaaagggcatgccccATTACTTGTTATAGGGAGAGCTCCAGCCGAATTCACACGTCTCCCGGCTGcgacagggagaaagctgcagcagaaagaaccccccccccccccccttccccgagcTTTCACAGggagaaatctgcagcagaacGAACCCCCCCTTCCCCGAGCTTTAACAGggagaaatctgcagcagaaagaaccccccccccttccccgagcTTTCACAGggagaaatctgcagcagaacGAACACCCCCCCTTCCCCGAGTTTtgacagggagaaagctgcagcagaaagaacaagacccctgagctgccacccttAGGAAAATCTATCAGAGGAACTGgccccatgtgaggtacagggctggtttagGCTTTCTTACAGATTGTCATATACGATATCTGATTTACATTTGTTACATCAGTCATGACATAAAccctttagtttaaaaaaaaaaatgattgaaagtAGACATAGCTGCCAGCATCTAGAGCAGATGGGTGAGGTACAATATGGCTGTCATTATAGCTCCTAAGGGTTATCACCTGGCTTTCCTGGAAACTGATAACTCACATGGAGTGTTCAACGAATGCGTTCCTGGGAAAGTGGAGTGTGGGCTACAAGGACGGCCATATAAACAGTCACCCATCTTTCTTTTCAGAAGGCGGAGTTGCTCTATAAAGTTTGGAGCACGACTTATTATATAGGAGATATTCCTATAGTCATCACAGGCTAAATATCACAATAGAGAACATTTCCGGAGCTTCCAATCTACAATTAGTTATAAGTCCTTTATTTCTCTATAAATATTCAGAAAACAGGCACAAACCATCATATACACTTCAGCTATTTACTATCAATTTGGTAACAGCTGCCAATGTAACCACTCTGGAAAAACAGAGACGgactgatggctaacctctggcactccagctgtggtgaaactacaactcccagcatgctccattcatttctatggagttctgaaaaccgctaagcaagtgtgcatcttgggagttgtagttttaccacagctggagggccagcggttagccatcacaggactAAGGCTTCCCTATGCCTAGAACAGTGCCCCTGGTGGACAATCtcatttatttaaagggagtgtcaccacagtatgccattatacactgcttacctATTACTGTAGCATAACTATAGGAGTCAAATGGTACCCGTCTCCTTTTGTTTTGATGTTTACCAAAGGATAAAAACgctgttttattcatatgtaaatgaggtctcgcaagtgcccaggggcagcgttcgggctgtaagtgcccgtgcccctcttccttcttctcacataacccctccccagcctatTGCTTGGCCCACCCTATAAGCCTCTTGCATCATCCAGTTTACTGTATGAGATCCTGCCTGCGTATGCGCACTGTGATGACCATTGTGGGCATGCGCCAGCAGGATCTCGTCCAGTATACTGGATGACGCAAGAGGCTTACAGTGTGGGCCAAGCAACTGGCTGGGGAagggttatgtgagaagaaggaagagcggcctgggcacttacagcccgaacgctGGGCACTTGCGaaacctcatttacatatgaataaaacagcGTTTTTATCCTTTGGTAAACATCAAAACAAAAAGGAGACAGGTACCATTTGACTCATCTATAGTTATACTACAGTACtatataagcagtgtataatggcatactgtggtgacagactccctttaaatagctACAATTAAAGCAGTGTTCCTTCTAGTGGTGACTTAATTATAGCAGTGTAGAGAGAAATTGGAGCAGTGCCCTCTAGTGGCCAAGGCAGCTAATCTGTGTAGTAAGTATAAATTAAACAGTGCCCTCTATCTTTCAAGGCATCAGTTTAGTAGGTCTATTTTGgacactgccctctagtggttATCTTATTTGGTAGCTTTTCCGAACTTTGTTTTATGCAGTATTTAAAGGCCATTTGGAATATATTAGTTCGGCATAATACAAGTTCTACAGTAACTTTCATTGGAAAAATCCTCCCCTTACAGAGCATGTTCAATCCATCATTTCTTTCCGAAGATCACGTGATTTACAAATAGTCCAGTATTGATTCTAGTAAAAACACCAAAAGCAAAAATCCATACAGCATCTATACTCGAGGTCATGGGGTGGGTTTGGACAGCTGCTTCCTTGGTCAAATCAAAGTCAGGATCCCTGCAGAATTTCCCTCTATCAGTGCATAGTGTAAATGCCACATTTCCCACAATGCACATCAGAGCATGCTTtgtgcagacactgaaccagcaggggtaTTGAATAATATTTGAGTTCCTAAGGCCTAAGAGAAGAcagattgtgaatgcagctctgcagAGCTGATTAAAGGGCCCGATGTCGCCCAGTAGAGGATTATATATAGATGTAACCTGGAAATTAGGATCAAAAAAGGGAGCTATGATGGTCTTAAATGATTGCAGGGTTTACAGTGACCTATAGAGGGCGTTACTAACAGTTACTTGCTTTTCTTAGCCCATTCCAGCGTACCGTTACCCTACAGAAGGACAGCTCAGGACATGTAGGCTTCATCTACAAGAAGGGAAAGATCACATCACTGGTAAAGGACAGCTCGGCTGCCAGAAATGGGCTGCTCACCAACCACTACCTGTGTGAGATCAACGGGCAGAACGTCATTGGACTCAAGGTGAACCGACATGGCCAgatctctaggggacattatgtgTAATATATTTCAGTATTAGAGAATTGCATAACTAGCAGTTCCCCGATATATAGCTTAGCGCAGTGCAGAAGTGATGGCAGTGTGTGACGGATGATGTGGTGGAGTACAGGAGAATGGGGGTTGGAGCATCATTCAGTGTGCAAGTGATAGATTTAGTGCAAGTAAGTGTATATTGAGGAAGGGGGTCTCACAGTGTATATGTGCCGTAAGTGTTATGTGAGCTGATTCATTTAAAGCATTCTAACATGTCAATTCCTTCTCTCAGG
The sequence above is a segment of the Bufo gargarizans isolate SCDJY-AF-19 chromosome 6, ASM1485885v1, whole genome shotgun sequence genome. Coding sequences within it:
- the SDCBP2 gene encoding syntenin-2, translating into MSLYPSLEDLKVDRTLQAQSIQVIAQSQPAAIMPPLPSTNGLYPNLTELNNYMGLSLTDEELQLNMSLVPSGGNAVAIPQTLHGGLVAPVTGNDIGLRRAEIRNGIREVILCKDENGKVGLRLRAVDKGVFVQLVQANSPASLVGLRFGDQILQIDNQDCAGWSSERAYKALKKAGQDRISVIVRDRPFQRTVTLQKDSSGHVGFIYKKGKITSLVKDSSAARNGLLTNHYLCEINGQNVIGLKDSQVENILASSGRSVTITVIPTIIYNHIVKKMSSGLIKNAMDHSIPEV